A genome region from Vibrio tapetis subsp. tapetis includes the following:
- the folA gene encoding type 3 dihydrofolate reductase has protein sequence MKISMIAAMANDRVIGKDNDMPWHLPADFAWFKRSTMGKPVVMGRKTYQSIGRPLPGRKNIVVSRDPNLVIDGVETAISIERALELVDGVEEVMIIGGGSIYRECLPKAESLYLTYIKADIDGDTRFPDWGKGWLQTHNEHFEADEKNAYDMEFVVLERSAES, from the coding sequence ATGAAAATTAGTATGATTGCAGCGATGGCAAATGATCGTGTGATTGGTAAAGATAACGATATGCCTTGGCACTTACCTGCCGATTTTGCTTGGTTCAAGCGCAGTACGATGGGAAAACCGGTGGTGATGGGGCGTAAGACGTATCAGTCGATTGGTCGTCCTCTTCCTGGTCGTAAAAATATTGTTGTCAGCCGAGATCCTAACTTGGTCATTGACGGAGTAGAGACTGCCATAAGCATTGAACGAGCACTTGAATTAGTTGATGGTGTTGAAGAAGTGATGATCATTGGCGGTGGTTCAATTTATCGTGAATGCCTACCAAAAGCAGAGTCGCTATATTTGACGTATATTAAAGCTGATATTGACGGTGATACACGCTTCCCTGATTGGGGAAAGGGTTGGTTACAAACTCATAATGAGCACTTCGAAGCAGATGAGAAAAATGCTTACGATATGGAGTTTGTGGTGCTAGAGCGAAGTGCTGAAAGCTAA
- a CDS encoding threonine/serine exporter family protein, producing MMDLLLALLEDMFFAAIPAVGFALVFNVPVNALKYCALGGAIGHGSRFLMLQYGVPIEWATFFAATIVGMIGVHWSHKFLAHPKVFTVAALIPMVPGVFAFKAMIALVEINHVGFTPELMAVLMTNFLKAMFIIAGLAVGLAMPGLLFYRRKSIV from the coding sequence ATGATGGACTTACTTCTCGCATTGTTAGAAGACATGTTCTTTGCGGCAATTCCAGCGGTTGGCTTTGCTTTGGTGTTTAATGTTCCTGTGAATGCACTCAAGTATTGCGCTTTAGGTGGAGCAATTGGTCATGGCTCTCGGTTTTTGATGCTGCAATATGGTGTGCCTATAGAGTGGGCGACATTCTTTGCTGCCACCATTGTTGGGATGATCGGGGTACATTGGTCTCATAAGTTTTTAGCACACCCAAAAGTCTTTACAGTTGCGGCGCTGATCCCTATGGTTCCGGGGGTTTTTGCGTTTAAAGCCATGATTGCTTTGGTCGAAATTAACCATGTCGGCTTTACTCCTGAACTGATGGCCGTCTTGATGACGAACTTCTTAAAAGCAATGTTTATTATCGCAGGGCTTGCGGTTGGCTTGGCAATGCCGGGTCTGCTATTCTACCGCCGAAAATCGATAGTTTAA
- the apaG gene encoding Co2+/Mg2+ efflux protein ApaG, producing the protein MEIPRSCVKCQVHTKYVLEQSEPDNKRYVFAYIITIKNLSNQQVQLISRHWLITDGNGKQLSIEGKGVVGVQPVIEAGEEYTYTSATAIETPIGVMQGHYQMLDSAQQTFKAEVEPFRLAIPNIIN; encoded by the coding sequence ATGGAAATACCTCGATCTTGCGTTAAGTGCCAAGTACACACCAAGTACGTACTAGAACAATCAGAGCCAGACAACAAAAGATATGTCTTCGCCTATATCATCACAATCAAAAATTTGAGTAATCAACAAGTACAACTTATCTCACGACATTGGCTCATTACTGACGGAAACGGCAAGCAACTGTCAATCGAAGGGAAAGGAGTGGTTGGCGTGCAACCGGTTATCGAAGCCGGAGAGGAATACACCTATACCAGTGCTACCGCAATTGAAACACCAATTGGTGTCATGCAAGGCCATTATCAAATGCTCGATTCTGCTCAGCAGACATTCAAAGCTGAAGTAGAGCCTTTTCGCTTAGCGATCCCTAACATTATTAATTGA
- the pdxA gene encoding 4-hydroxythreonine-4-phosphate dehydrogenase PdxA, whose translation MTIKRIIVTAGEPAGIGPDLVLALSQEDWGHQIVVCADKNVLAERAQELGLTVELIDYQSDIPATAQSKGSLVVDHIETDAPVAAGTLDEANGHYVLKTLERAALGCMNGEFDAIVTGPVHKGVINRAGVAFSGHTEFFAEKSKTPLVVMMLATEGLRVALVTTHIPLAYVSKAVTAERLESIVRILHSDLVTKFAINNPKIYVCGLNPHAGEDGCLGTEEIETISPTLEKIRQEGINLVGPLPADTIFNDKYLQDADAVLGMYHDQVLPVLKYKGFGRSVNITLGLPFIRTSVDHGTALDLAGKGQADTGSFRTALTHAIELVEKSNEK comes from the coding sequence ATGACAATTAAGCGAATCATCGTTACCGCTGGTGAACCTGCTGGTATCGGCCCTGATCTCGTGTTGGCACTTTCTCAAGAAGATTGGGGCCATCAAATCGTAGTTTGCGCCGATAAAAACGTTCTTGCAGAACGAGCACAAGAGTTGGGCCTAACGGTAGAACTGATTGACTATCAATCAGATATACCAGCGACAGCTCAATCTAAAGGCTCACTGGTTGTTGATCATATAGAAACAGACGCCCCCGTCGCAGCCGGAACTCTCGATGAAGCGAATGGACACTACGTATTAAAAACACTAGAAAGAGCCGCGTTAGGCTGTATGAATGGTGAATTTGATGCTATTGTCACCGGCCCCGTGCATAAAGGGGTCATCAACAGAGCTGGTGTCGCTTTTAGTGGCCACACTGAATTCTTTGCTGAGAAGTCAAAAACGCCTTTAGTCGTAATGATGTTAGCAACAGAAGGTCTTCGTGTCGCACTTGTGACTACGCATATTCCTCTTGCCTACGTATCCAAAGCGGTAACCGCTGAACGACTAGAAAGCATAGTTCGAATCTTACATTCGGATCTCGTAACAAAATTTGCGATTAACAATCCAAAAATTTATGTGTGTGGCTTAAACCCACACGCTGGTGAAGATGGCTGTCTCGGAACAGAAGAGATCGAAACCATTTCACCAACGCTAGAAAAAATTCGCCAAGAAGGCATAAACTTAGTGGGTCCGCTTCCGGCAGACACCATTTTCAATGACAAATATTTGCAAGATGCGGATGCTGTACTGGGCATGTACCACGACCAAGTATTACCTGTACTTAAGTACAAAGGGTTTGGCCGTTCAGTTAACATCACCTTAGGCTTACCTTTTATTCGTACATCGGTAGACCACGGCACGGCGTTGGATCTGGCAGGGAAAGGCCAAGCGGATACAGGAAGCTTCCGAACAGCACTAACGCATGCGATTGAATTAGTAGAGAAAAGCAATGAAAAATGA
- the cgtA gene encoding Obg family GTPase CgtA, producing MKFVDEAVVKVEAGDGGSGTVSFWREKFVAKGGPDGGDGGDGGDVYLQADENLNTLIDYRFQRFYDAQRGENGRGGNCTGKRGQDIVMKVPVGTRAVDIHTNEVVGEVAEHGKKIMVAKGGWHGLGNTRFKSSVNRAPRQKTLGTKGEVRELRLELLLLADVGMLGLPNAGKSTFIRSVSAAKPKVADYPFTTLIPSLGVVSVGAEKSFVVADIPGLIEGAADGAGLGIRFLKHLERCRVLLHMIDIMPVDESDPVQNALTIIDELEQYSEKVAKKPRWLIFNKIDLMPEEEAEAIIQRVLEALAWEGEYFKISAVNKLGTKDLCYKLSNFMEELPREELVETEEEKVDFMWDDYHKDAMSGKNVVTDDDWDDLDDDDEDDGHVIYVRD from the coding sequence ATGAAATTCGTTGATGAAGCGGTAGTAAAAGTAGAAGCAGGTGACGGCGGAAGCGGTACCGTAAGCTTTTGGCGTGAAAAATTTGTTGCTAAGGGTGGTCCTGATGGCGGTGATGGCGGTGATGGCGGTGATGTTTACCTCCAAGCAGATGAGAACCTTAACACTCTGATCGATTATCGTTTCCAGCGCTTTTATGACGCACAACGTGGCGAGAATGGTCGCGGCGGTAACTGTACTGGTAAACGCGGTCAAGACATAGTGATGAAGGTACCAGTAGGTACTCGTGCTGTTGATATCCACACGAATGAAGTTGTGGGTGAAGTTGCCGAGCACGGCAAGAAAATCATGGTAGCAAAAGGCGGTTGGCACGGCCTTGGTAACACACGTTTTAAATCGTCTGTTAACCGTGCTCCTCGTCAAAAAACGTTAGGGACTAAAGGTGAAGTACGCGAACTGCGTCTTGAGCTTTTACTGTTGGCTGATGTTGGTATGTTAGGGTTGCCGAATGCAGGTAAATCGACCTTTATTCGTTCAGTTTCTGCTGCAAAACCTAAAGTTGCTGACTACCCATTTACCACTTTAATCCCTAGCTTAGGTGTGGTGAGTGTAGGGGCTGAGAAGAGTTTTGTCGTTGCTGATATCCCTGGTCTTATTGAAGGTGCAGCTGATGGTGCAGGCTTAGGTATTCGCTTCTTGAAGCACCTTGAGCGCTGTCGTGTGCTCTTGCACATGATTGACATCATGCCTGTTGATGAATCTGATCCTGTGCAAAATGCGCTAACTATTATTGATGAGCTAGAGCAGTACAGTGAAAAAGTGGCTAAGAAACCACGCTGGCTGATCTTCAACAAAATAGACCTAATGCCAGAGGAAGAAGCGGAAGCGATTATCCAGAGAGTTCTTGAAGCATTAGCATGGGAAGGTGAGTACTTTAAGATCTCTGCCGTTAATAAACTTGGCACAAAAGATCTTTGCTACAAGCTGTCTAACTTTATGGAAGAGCTTCCAAGAGAAGAGCTCGTTGAAACTGAAGAAGAGAAAGTTGACTTCATGTGGGACGACTACCATAAAGATGCCATGTCAGGCAAAAACGTTGTTACAGACGACGATTGGGACGACTTAGATGACGACGATGAAGATGACGGTCATGTTATCTACGTTCGTGATTAA
- the rpmA gene encoding 50S ribosomal protein L27: MAHKKAGGSTNNGRDSESKRLGVKRFGGESVLAGNIIVRQRGTKFHAGTNVGIGKDHTLFALTEGKVKFEVKGSKNRKFVSIDSE; this comes from the coding sequence ATGGCACATAAGAAAGCTGGCGGTTCTACTAATAACGGCCGCGATTCAGAAAGTAAACGTCTTGGTGTTAAGCGCTTCGGTGGTGAATCTGTTCTTGCAGGTAACATCATCGTTCGTCAACGTGGTACTAAATTCCACGCAGGCACTAACGTTGGTATCGGTAAAGACCATACTCTTTTCGCTCTTACTGAAGGTAAAGTGAAATTTGAAGTAAAAGGTTCTAAAAACCGTAAATTTGTAAGCATCGACTCTGAGTAA
- the rplU gene encoding 50S ribosomal protein L21: MYAVFQSGGKQHRVSEGQTLRLEKLDVETGATVEFDKVLLVANGEEIAVGAPLVEGGKITAEVVKHGRGDKVKIVKFRRRKHSRKQQGHRQWFTEVKITGINA; the protein is encoded by the coding sequence ATGTACGCTGTTTTCCAATCTGGTGGCAAACAACACCGTGTAAGTGAAGGTCAAACCCTTCGTTTAGAGAAATTAGACGTTGAAACAGGCGCAACTGTTGAATTCGATAAAGTTCTTCTTGTAGCTAACGGCGAAGAAATCGCTGTAGGTGCTCCTCTTGTAGAGGGTGGCAAGATTACTGCTGAAGTGGTTAAGCACGGTCGTGGCGATAAAGTAAAAATCGTTAAGTTCCGTCGTCGTAAGCACTCTCGTAAGCAACAAGGCCACCGTCAGTGGTTCACTGAAGTGAAAATCACTGGCATCAACGCTTAA
- the rsmA gene encoding 16S rRNA (adenine(1518)-N(6)/adenine(1519)-N(6))-dimethyltransferase RsmA codes for MKNDVHLGHKARKRFGQNFLNDPYIIDGIVSSINPLPGQNLVEIGPGLGAITEPVGKLVDKFTVIELDRDLAERLRNHPELADKLTIHEGDAMRFDFTQLVKPNNKLRIFGNLPYNISTPLMFHLFEFHKDIQDMHFMLQKEVVNRLAAAPGSKAYGRLTVMAQYFCKVVPVLEVPPTAFIPPPKVDSAVVRLMPYEVLPHPANNFKWLDRVCREGFNQRRKTVRNCYRSLLSAEQLEMLGVNPSMRPENLTLEQFVTMANWLDANHKPTPSE; via the coding sequence ATGAAAAATGATGTCCATTTAGGGCACAAAGCGCGTAAACGTTTTGGTCAAAACTTCTTAAACGACCCTTACATTATTGATGGGATTGTATCTTCAATTAACCCTCTTCCGGGTCAAAACTTGGTTGAAATCGGTCCTGGTCTTGGTGCTATCACCGAACCGGTAGGTAAATTAGTCGACAAATTTACCGTAATTGAATTAGATAGAGATCTCGCTGAGCGCCTGCGTAACCATCCAGAGCTTGCGGACAAGCTTACGATTCACGAAGGCGATGCAATGCGCTTTGACTTTACTCAACTGGTAAAGCCAAACAACAAACTGCGTATTTTTGGTAACCTACCATATAACATCTCAACGCCTTTAATGTTCCACCTATTTGAGTTCCATAAAGACATTCAAGACATGCACTTTATGCTACAAAAAGAAGTGGTTAATCGCTTAGCTGCTGCGCCTGGAAGTAAAGCTTATGGCCGACTAACAGTTATGGCTCAATATTTCTGTAAAGTTGTACCGGTACTTGAAGTACCACCAACGGCGTTCATCCCGCCACCAAAGGTGGATTCTGCCGTTGTTCGACTAATGCCTTATGAAGTATTGCCGCATCCAGCAAATAACTTTAAATGGCTTGATCGCGTTTGTCGTGAAGGATTTAATCAACGTCGTAAAACGGTTCGTAACTGCTACAGAAGCTTACTATCAGCTGAGCAATTGGAAATGTTAGGGGTAAACCCAAGCATGCGTCCAGAAAACCTGACGTTAGAACAATTTGTTACCATGGCTAACTGGTTAGATGCCAACCATAAACCGACGCCAAGCGAATAA
- the apaH gene encoding bis(5'-nucleosyl)-tetraphosphatase (symmetrical) ApaH translates to MATYLVGDIQGCFDELQQLLTTVDFDSTNDTLWLAGDLVARGPKSLETLRFVKSLGNSAKVILGNHDLHLLAIYHGINPIKKKDKTAPIYDADDCDELIQWLRQQPLFLEHDEFVMCHAGISPQWDLQTARECSQEISQLLSSDEWVWLLSNMYDSLPDFWHSDLQGMERNRYIINAFTRMRFVHSDMRLDMKCKLPPSEAKQDNLIPWFAHPERTKIEKPIIFGHWAALMGYQDDNAIGLDTGCVWGGVLTMLRWEDKKMFTQRALG, encoded by the coding sequence TTGGCAACTTATCTCGTAGGCGACATTCAAGGCTGTTTTGATGAACTGCAGCAACTGCTAACCACCGTTGATTTCGATTCGACTAATGACACACTCTGGTTGGCAGGTGACCTTGTCGCACGCGGCCCTAAGTCTTTGGAAACGCTTCGCTTTGTTAAATCTTTAGGCAATAGCGCCAAAGTGATTTTAGGCAACCACGACCTTCATTTATTGGCAATTTATCATGGCATTAACCCGATAAAGAAAAAAGACAAAACAGCCCCGATCTATGATGCCGATGATTGTGATGAGCTCATTCAGTGGTTAAGACAGCAACCATTGTTTTTAGAGCACGACGAATTTGTTATGTGTCATGCGGGAATATCACCACAATGGGACTTACAAACAGCAAGAGAGTGCTCACAAGAAATATCACAGCTTCTGAGTAGCGACGAGTGGGTTTGGCTATTAAGTAATATGTACGACAGTTTGCCTGATTTTTGGCACTCAGATCTGCAAGGTATGGAGAGAAATCGCTATATTATCAATGCTTTTACGCGTATGCGATTCGTCCATTCAGATATGCGATTAGACATGAAATGTAAGTTGCCACCTTCAGAAGCTAAGCAAGATAACCTAATACCTTGGTTCGCACACCCTGAGCGCACAAAAATTGAAAAGCCCATTATTTTTGGTCATTGGGCGGCTCTCATGGGCTATCAAGATGACAATGCTATTGGCTTAGACACTGGCTGTGTCTGGGGAGGAGTGCTGACAATGCTCAGGTGGGAAGATAAAAAAATGTTTACCCAAAGAGCATTGGGATAA
- the ispB gene encoding octaprenyl diphosphate synthase — translation MDFKAIQALTAVDMAKVDETILAQLNSEVSLINQLGFYIVSGGGKRLRPLLAVLSAKALGYEGKDHTTAAAFIEFIHTATLLHDDVVDESDMRRGKETANAAFGNAASVLVGDFIYTRSFQMMTSLGSLKILALMSDAVNVIAEGEVQQLMNCNDPDTTEASYMQVIYSKTARLFEAATQIGAILTDAPEEIEIALQNYGKYLGTAFQLIDDVMDYTADGKEMGKNVGDDLAEGKPTLPLLYAMQNGNPEQTAMIRDAIEHSNGMERLDDIMQAMADTGSLEYTTQMAHNEADKAIAELTALPESEYKQALIALAHLAVERSK, via the coding sequence ATGGATTTTAAAGCTATCCAAGCACTTACTGCCGTCGATATGGCAAAAGTGGACGAAACCATCCTTGCTCAGCTCAACTCTGAAGTAAGTTTAATTAATCAACTGGGTTTTTATATTGTAAGTGGCGGCGGTAAACGCTTGCGCCCTTTACTTGCAGTTTTATCTGCAAAAGCTCTAGGCTATGAAGGAAAAGACCACACCACAGCAGCTGCGTTTATAGAATTTATTCATACAGCCACACTACTCCATGATGATGTAGTTGATGAATCTGATATGCGTAGAGGCAAGGAAACTGCTAACGCAGCATTTGGTAATGCTGCGAGCGTTCTGGTTGGCGATTTCATTTATACTCGTTCATTCCAAATGATGACCAGTTTAGGATCACTAAAGATCTTAGCTCTGATGAGTGATGCCGTAAATGTCATTGCTGAAGGTGAAGTGCAGCAATTAATGAACTGCAATGATCCTGACACAACAGAAGCCAGCTACATGCAGGTTATCTATTCAAAAACAGCACGCTTATTTGAAGCAGCAACTCAAATTGGTGCTATTTTAACGGATGCTCCAGAAGAAATAGAAATCGCTCTGCAAAACTACGGTAAGTATTTAGGCACAGCTTTCCAACTTATCGATGATGTCATGGACTACACGGCTGATGGTAAAGAGATGGGTAAGAATGTCGGGGATGACTTAGCCGAAGGCAAGCCGACACTTCCACTTCTGTACGCCATGCAAAATGGCAATCCAGAACAGACCGCCATGATTCGTGATGCGATTGAACATTCTAATGGCATGGAAAGGCTGGATGACATCATGCAGGCGATGGCAGACACAGGGTCGTTAGAGTACACCACTCAAATGGCGCATAACGAAGCTGACAAAGCCATTGCGGAGCTGACAGCACTGCCTGAATCAGAATACAAGCAAGCCCTTATTGCACTGGCTCATCTTGCGGTAGAGCGCAGCAAGTAA
- a CDS encoding threonine/serine exporter family protein yields MDNNQRSISRLVAQAGQMLLAHGAESTLVGDIMRRFGLASGVDEVEVSLSASSLVVTTMMNDHCITTARRCPDRGINMRVITQIQRICILLEKGILDPELAQERLNNVNPERYNRWLIVVMIGLSCAAFSHLAGGDWMIFAVTFVASALGMIVRQEIGHRHFNPLLNFAVTAFVTTSISAQAMVFELGNQPFIAMASSVLMLVPGFPLINSVADVVKGYVNMGIARFVMASLLTLATCLGIMAAMSLVGVWGWVE; encoded by the coding sequence ATGGACAATAATCAACGCTCTATTTCTCGCTTGGTCGCTCAGGCCGGGCAAATGTTGTTAGCTCACGGGGCTGAAAGTACTCTGGTTGGTGATATCATGCGCCGATTCGGATTGGCTTCTGGAGTTGATGAAGTCGAAGTCTCACTCTCCGCAAGCTCATTGGTTGTTACAACCATGATGAATGATCATTGTATTACAACCGCAAGAAGATGCCCGGACAGAGGCATTAACATGCGGGTGATTACGCAAATCCAACGAATCTGTATCTTGCTAGAAAAGGGCATACTGGATCCTGAACTTGCTCAAGAGAGGCTTAATAACGTCAATCCGGAACGATATAATCGATGGCTCATCGTTGTCATGATTGGCTTGTCCTGTGCTGCTTTCAGCCATCTCGCCGGTGGAGACTGGATGATCTTTGCGGTCACTTTTGTTGCTTCTGCTTTGGGAATGATCGTTCGTCAAGAAATTGGTCATAGACATTTTAATCCTCTGCTTAATTTCGCCGTCACAGCCTTTGTTACCACCTCTATTTCGGCTCAAGCTATGGTATTTGAATTGGGTAATCAGCCCTTCATCGCGATGGCGTCATCTGTTCTCATGCTTGTTCCTGGCTTCCCTTTAATCAATTCCGTTGCGGATGTGGTCAAAGGGTACGTTAATATGGGGATTGCTCGTTTTGTTATGGCAAGTTTACTCACACTCGCGACCTGTCTTGGCATTATGGCCGCGATGAGTTTAGTTGGTGTGTGGGGGTGGGTGGAATGA
- the surA gene encoding peptidylprolyl isomerase SurA has translation MKMWKKTLLGAALVVSSLSALAEPVSLDKVIVIVNDGVILQSDLTGALKTIRANAKASGQSLPDEEVLHEQVLDKLIMDTIQTQQAEQMGVRIDDNRLNSALKEIAKNKELTLEQLRQSIEAEGLSYSDFREQVRKEISASEARNAQVRRRINILPAEVDNLANILAQETNATVQYKLNHIQLRFNDEQSKQEVEQQAKDLVAKLKQGEDFSTMAYSYSKGPKALQGGDWGWMRKEEMPTIFADQITMQGKDSIIGPFRSGVGFHILKIEDVKGLETVAVTEVNARHILIKTSVILSDDGAKRQLNELTRQIQAGERTFAELAEQYSADPGSAANNGELGYQTPDLYVPEFKHQVETLPENQISEPFQTVHGWHIVEVLDRRQVDRTDSAMKNKAYQILFNRKFNEEVGAWMQEIKAGAYIEELGANDDN, from the coding sequence ATGAAAATGTGGAAAAAGACCCTTTTGGGCGCAGCTCTGGTCGTTAGCTCTTTATCGGCTCTGGCTGAACCGGTATCACTGGATAAAGTCATCGTCATTGTTAACGATGGCGTGATCCTGCAAAGTGATTTAACTGGCGCTCTAAAAACGATTCGCGCCAATGCCAAAGCCAGTGGTCAAAGCTTGCCAGACGAAGAAGTACTTCACGAGCAAGTGTTAGACAAGCTCATAATGGATACTATTCAAACCCAACAAGCGGAGCAAATGGGGGTGCGTATCGATGATAACCGCCTCAATTCCGCACTAAAAGAGATCGCAAAAAATAAAGAATTAACGTTAGAGCAACTTCGTCAATCTATTGAAGCGGAAGGTCTGAGTTATTCAGATTTTCGCGAGCAAGTAAGAAAAGAAATTTCAGCGTCTGAAGCTCGCAATGCACAAGTCCGTCGCCGCATCAATATCTTACCAGCGGAAGTCGACAACTTAGCCAACATTCTAGCTCAAGAAACCAATGCGACTGTTCAATACAAGTTAAACCACATCCAACTGCGTTTTAATGACGAACAAAGCAAGCAAGAAGTAGAACAGCAAGCCAAAGATCTTGTCGCGAAATTAAAACAAGGCGAAGACTTTTCCACCATGGCTTACAGCTACTCTAAAGGCCCGAAAGCGCTGCAAGGTGGTGACTGGGGTTGGATGCGAAAAGAAGAAATGCCGACTATTTTTGCAGACCAAATTACCATGCAAGGCAAAGACAGCATCATTGGCCCATTCCGCAGCGGCGTGGGTTTCCATATTCTTAAAATTGAAGACGTAAAAGGCTTAGAGACGGTCGCCGTTACCGAAGTGAATGCGAGGCATATTCTGATAAAAACTTCGGTTATTTTGAGTGACGATGGCGCCAAACGACAATTAAACGAACTGACTCGTCAAATACAAGCCGGCGAGCGTACATTTGCAGAATTGGCTGAGCAATATAGTGCCGATCCAGGCTCTGCGGCAAATAACGGCGAACTTGGCTACCAAACTCCTGACCTATATGTTCCGGAATTTAAGCATCAAGTAGAAACATTGCCAGAAAACCAAATCAGTGAACCGTTCCAAACCGTGCATGGCTGGCATATCGTAGAAGTACTGGATCGCCGTCAGGTTGATCGCACAGACTCAGCAATGAAAAACAAAGCTTACCAAATTCTCTTTAATCGTAAGTTCAATGAAGAAGTTGGTGCTTGGATGCAAGAAATAAAAGCCGGTGCTTATATTGAAGAGCTTGGAGCCAATGATGACAATTAA